Proteins encoded within one genomic window of Hermetia illucens chromosome 2, iHerIll2.2.curated.20191125, whole genome shotgun sequence:
- the LOC119649862 gene encoding uncharacterized protein LOC119649862: MAVLSHWSNVISLSPLPQDAVHCLGQHLEPSRATERTKLWKILNLTRSLMRQFQHQLRNVHSSKLCECGKETQFTVGSYRCASISRAILMRFCHSQNLDKKLGISTFKFNQNLDRNSAPSPSHKQL, encoded by the exons ATGGCCGTGTTAAGTCATTGGTCCAACGTgatatctttgtctccattaccgcaagacgccgttcattgtcttggcCAGCACTTAGAACCATCGAGGGCAACAGAGCGGACGAAACtgtggaaaattttaaatttgactcGTTCGTTAATGCGTCAATTCCAACACCAGTTGAGAAACGTTCATTCATCCAAGTTGTGCGAATGCGGGAAGGAAACCCAATTCACGGTTGGGAGTTATCGGTGTGCGAGTATTTCGAgggcgattttaatgaggttttgtcaTTCTCAAAACCTTGACAAAAAGTTAGGTATTAGCACCTTCAAATTTAATCAAAATCTGGACAGGAACAGCGCACCGTCACCGTCGCATAAG CAGCTGTGA